One Methanobrevibacter sp. V74 DNA window includes the following coding sequences:
- a CDS encoding dihydroneopterin aldolase family protein, giving the protein MDVDKEYFSNITARERAIFEGAISMGALFHQFVGTPINKKSKESLEKAIEESVSLQPAIEKVEAKIRFDKLEESMTEFEYTSLTGDMLDVKIHTKVENVKAIIRIEFNEELNYPLMYVESIKD; this is encoded by the coding sequence ATGGATGTAGATAAGGAATACTTTTCAAATATAACTGCCCGAGAAAGAGCCATATTTGAAGGTGCTATTAGTATGGGCGCATTATTTCATCAGTTTGTAGGAACACCCATAAATAAAAAATCTAAAGAAAGTTTAGAAAAAGCTATTGAAGAGTCTGTAAGCCTGCAACCTGCAATTGAGAAAGTGGAAGCTAAAATAAGATTTGATAAACTTGAAGAATCAATGACCGAATTTGAATACACCTCCCTAACCGGCGATATGTTAGATGTTAAAATCCATACAAAAGTGGAGAATGTCAAAGCAATTATTAGAATTGAATTTAATGAAGAACTGAATTATCCTTTAATGTATGTTGAAAGCATAAAAGATTAA
- a CDS encoding DUF515 domain-containing protein has protein sequence MKDEKPRDPLYPKGFRQTQELKTQISQEFPKPEEKEEKDELSPLKKLNHKLGVYLTPNSVDISDNERKRKIGIIITTMIFLTLIISAYYFIIYEPAQEELSIAKTTKLNELHDLYSGALTTSPNAMMLEEKINDANTAEEIQVINILTPATKDWQSYHEKSVNSNMDKYNRTMAIYENESKSTIIPASEAMEIISENDATILSRIKFEEPNTVSVPILVSRLQAGAGLVREGSVVDIYTSNNSTDENYTSTNTTPEISGCTVLSIMRYEENGEIDAEYSKSNMNVEGNNTNPKENTKRFSSDVLEMIKGAIVKGYDEKQTLKMLKDYGVKLSNYEREINLGDLNAQYMLLIETPQDKVNYVLKNMDNIILTIPTSEAPDWMVSEINSTYNN, from the coding sequence ATGAAAGATGAAAAACCAAGAGATCCATTATATCCCAAAGGTTTTAGACAAACTCAAGAATTAAAAACCCAAATTTCACAAGAGTTTCCAAAGCCTGAAGAAAAAGAAGAAAAAGATGAGTTATCTCCTTTAAAAAAATTAAATCATAAGCTAGGAGTTTATTTGACCCCAAATTCCGTTGACATAAGTGATAATGAAAGAAAAAGGAAAATTGGAATAATCATAACAACGATGATTTTTTTAACATTGATTATTTCGGCTTATTATTTCATAATATATGAACCTGCCCAAGAAGAGTTATCTATCGCAAAAACAACAAAACTAAATGAACTCCATGATTTGTATTCAGGGGCTTTGACCACATCTCCAAATGCCATGATGCTAGAAGAAAAAATAAACGACGCTAACACAGCCGAGGAAATTCAAGTAATAAATATACTGACTCCAGCAACAAAAGACTGGCAATCCTATCATGAAAAATCAGTTAACTCGAACATGGACAAATATAACAGAACAATGGCCATTTATGAAAATGAAAGTAAAAGCACAATTATTCCAGCATCAGAAGCTATGGAAATCATTAGCGAAAATGATGCAACAATTCTTTCAAGAATTAAATTTGAAGAACCGAATACTGTATCCGTCCCCATTTTAGTTTCAAGACTTCAGGCAGGAGCCGGACTTGTTAGAGAAGGCAGTGTTGTAGACATCTATACAAGTAACAATTCAACTGATGAAAATTACACAAGCACCAACACCACTCCTGAAATAAGCGGATGCACTGTTTTATCTATAATGAGATATGAGGAAAATGGGGAAATTGATGCTGAATACTCAAAATCAAATATGAATGTTGAAGGAAACAATACCAATCCAAAAGAAAATACTAAACGTTTCTCATCAGATGTGTTGGAAATGATAAAAGGTGCAATTGTCAAAGGTTATGATGAAAAACAGACCCTTAAAATGCTTAAAGATTATGGGGTTAAATTATCTAATTACGAGCGAGAAATTAATTTAGGTGATTTGAATGCCCAATATATGCTTTTAATAGAAACACCGCAAGATAAAGTTAATTATGTCCTGAAAAATATGGACAATATAATATTGACGATACCTACATCAGAAGCACCTGATTGGATGGTATCTGAAATCAACTCAACATATAATAATTAA
- the mfnA gene encoding tyrosine decarboxylase MfnA, whose translation MDDKPADKQVILKELEEIHSLDHDYADGRILGSMCTEAHPFAKKVYCEFLDTNLGDPGLFKGTKQIENEVIKSIGDLLSLDNAYGNIVTGGTEANLMAIRAARNHARKYKGITDGEIIIPDSAHFSFKKAADMLNLEIVEAKLDDNYKIDVESVREAISDKTVAIVAIAGTTELGLIDPIEEISKIALENNIYFHVDAAFGGFSIPFLKELGYDLPNFDFSLEGVCSITVDPHKMGLAPIPAGGIIFRHSEYLDVMAVDSPYLTVKTQSTIVGTRLGASSAATYAIMKYFGKEGYFKLAENLMENTKFLAGNLKELGYELICEPELNIIAFNHPDMATNDLAQKLEDLGWKVSVAKCPVAIRVVLMNHVKKNHLKELLKDLKDIY comes from the coding sequence ATGGATGATAAACCAGCAGATAAGCAAGTTATTTTAAAGGAATTAGAGGAAATTCATAGTTTGGATCATGATTATGCAGACGGCAGAATTTTAGGCTCAATGTGTACTGAAGCCCATCCTTTTGCTAAAAAAGTTTATTGTGAATTTCTAGACACCAATTTGGGTGATCCTGGATTATTTAAAGGAACTAAACAAATTGAAAATGAGGTTATTAAATCTATTGGGGATTTATTGTCTCTTGACAATGCTTATGGCAATATTGTCACAGGGGGGACTGAAGCTAATTTAATGGCGATAAGGGCTGCAAGAAATCATGCAAGAAAATATAAGGGGATAACTGATGGTGAAATAATTATTCCCGATTCTGCTCATTTTTCATTTAAAAAAGCTGCTGACATGTTAAATCTGGAGATAGTTGAAGCTAAATTAGATGACAATTATAAAATAGATGTTGAATCTGTTAGGGAGGCAATATCTGATAAAACAGTAGCTATTGTTGCTATTGCAGGCACTACTGAATTAGGTTTAATAGATCCAATTGAGGAAATTTCAAAAATCGCTTTGGAAAATAATATTTATTTCCATGTTGACGCGGCATTTGGCGGATTTTCAATTCCATTTTTAAAAGAACTTGGTTATGACTTACCTAATTTTGATTTTTCACTTGAAGGAGTTTGTTCTATAACTGTTGATCCTCATAAAATGGGTTTGGCTCCGATTCCTGCTGGAGGAATTATTTTTAGACACAGTGAATATTTGGATGTAATGGCTGTTGATTCACCATATTTAACTGTTAAAACACAATCCACCATTGTAGGAACTCGTTTAGGAGCTTCATCAGCTGCGACTTATGCAATTATGAAATACTTTGGAAAAGAAGGTTATTTTAAATTAGCTGAAAATTTAATGGAAAATACTAAATTTTTAGCTGGAAATCTAAAAGAGTTAGGTTATGAACTAATTTGTGAACCTGAATTAAACATAATAGCTTTTAATCATCCGGATATGGCCACTAATGATTTAGCTCAAAAATTAGAAGATTTGGGATGGAAAGTGTCTGTTGCTAAATGTCCTGTTGCAATCAGGGTCGTTTTAATGAATCATGTTAAAAAGAATCATTTAAAAGAATTATTGAAAGATTTAAAAGATATTTATTAA
- a CDS encoding sortase, producing the protein MDKPKISTMIVIICLLIIGLYAMGEVNYYSAKLVIEKNIDSPKIIIPSIGVDEKINNKSLNQGVLSDPGENVPPNDTVVLYGHRTLQGSPFLRLNELEIGDSFLLEWPGVGELNYTVTNTTIVPASYNLKYGGANSTILVTCDPIGSTENRLLVYGELNNISSINEKIIKNNPQEFNALMISSIFLIVGLAFSFFYPKDNRIYILITVIIISAILFYCFINPIPSEQIYDKIIFLNGGA; encoded by the coding sequence ATGGACAAACCTAAAATTTCAACAATGATTGTGATAATTTGTTTGCTTATTATCGGATTATATGCAATGGGAGAAGTGAATTACTATTCAGCAAAACTAGTAATTGAAAAAAACATTGATTCTCCTAAAATTATAATCCCTTCAATTGGGGTTGATGAAAAAATTAACAACAAATCCTTAAATCAGGGCGTATTAAGTGATCCTGGTGAAAATGTTCCGCCCAATGATACGGTTGTACTGTATGGACACAGAACCCTTCAAGGATCACCATTTTTAAGGTTAAATGAACTTGAAATTGGAGATTCATTCTTACTAGAATGGCCTGGAGTAGGTGAGCTAAACTATACTGTAACAAATACAACAATTGTGCCTGCATCATATAACCTAAAATATGGCGGTGCAAACAGTACAATATTAGTCACCTGTGATCCTATTGGGTCAACTGAAAATAGACTATTAGTTTACGGCGAGTTAAATAATATAAGTTCCATAAACGAGAAGATTATTAAAAACAATCCCCAAGAGTTTAATGCGTTAATGATTTCGTCAATATTTCTAATAGTCGGATTGGCATTTAGTTTCTTTTATCCTAAAGACAACAGAATATACATTTTAATCACAGTAATAATCATTTCAGCGATTTTATTTTACTGTTTCATAAATCCAATCCCTTCCGAACAAATTTATGATAAAATAATATTTTTAAATGGAGGAGCATGA